The following DNA comes from Lepeophtheirus salmonis chromosome 11, UVic_Lsal_1.4, whole genome shotgun sequence.
TTGGACACGTCATCATTGACAATGTTCAGTTCATGATGGGCACATCATCCTTAAGTCGAGGGTTGGATCGTTTGAACCATCAAGATTTGGTAATTTGATTATCCTTTTTAGCTCTTTTCCCCCcatctgatttatttattttcttttagatcATTGAGCAATTTCGGAAATTTGCTACAGTTCATAATGTACATGTGACCCTTGTTATACATCCTCGAAAGGATGAAAATGATATCCTAACCGCAAATTCCGTTTTTGGAGGAGCAAAAGCGACTCAGGAAGCGGACAATGTCATATTCCTACAGACAGAAACCTCTGAGGTCAATTCCAAACAGAAGAAATATCTTGAAATAGTGAAAAATCGATTCTCTGGGGATTTGGGAACACTTCCACTGCACTTTAATAAAGAGACATTGACTTTTAATAAGAAGACTTTTAAAAGTGAGAAAGATCGACGGAGTAAAAATCCGTCGATTTCAATTGAAACTGTTCCTATTCCTCCAAGGAGATGATGCAGGCAATTTAATTGAGCTTAAACAATTACTCAAAAAGAATAGGGAGTGTTTATGAAGTATTTATgagattaatttatataattatttatttatatgcaatCCGAGCCAAGTgatacctatttttttatacgcTCATCATgattaatatatgtatcattAACTATTACTactctttttgtttctttgttggttttattataaaaaataagctctGGTTACAGGCACTACATGGTAAATACAACCTGGTTTAACATCCATTCACctattatatcaacaaataatgttatattttagtaaaacagTGTCAAGTTTTGTTTATCAATATGACTAATTTTAAGTGTTATATAGCAATCCACGTCTTTAGAATTGTCATAATGAGTCATGcatgacttttttatataatatgaagaaaaaaaagagctatgtatttttagtcaaattaGTGATAGctttcaaaagagaaaaaaaggttaCGTTTACTGGACGTTAGTTGTAtgtactaatatattatatatattaaagatttatatattttttgactatacAACTGGAAGGacatattaattactaattaaaaaacataaaaacaatttttctcgTCCTGCAAGATATACAAAGAACTATTTATGTTAGTGGTACAATATTTGTTGCTCATTCCATGGGGAGACCACCCATTAAGtactttcttatttaaaaaaagcaacacttttattcaaatacaatatGCTTAAAAATCAACTTGAGGTTTTGATATCAAATTACTTCCGTGTAATCCTTCAACTTTGTCTTCttaaaaacctataaaaatgATCAATGAGAATATCACTTTAAGCTCAAATGACAGACTATGGTTAAGTAAATGGTATGGGAAAGAGGAAAATAATCATTCAGGAACATCACTTGAAGTGATTTTTGATAGCTCCTCAGTCTCAAATACAGCTGTAGCTAGTTTCTTGAATACACGATCAGTAAAACAAATTCTATTAGGGATATATCCTTCGAGAAAACCAATGTGACCCCCATATTCGGTTGTGAGTATCCCTATGTTATCTGTCTCTACAGCTTCTCCACAGGGTATGGTCTTTCCGGGTTGAAATGGATCATCATTTGAGTTAATTGCAAGAACAGGGATTcgaatatttttgagttttccaATAAGAGAAGCATCCTGGTAATATTCACTCACATCATTATAACCAAATTGATGGATTGTAAAGCTGGAGTCAAACTCTTTGATCGTCGTGCTCGAAAAAACTCTTTTCAAATCCAGGATATCGTTTTCAAAGTGATGTTTTGCCTAAAAATAGAATCGTCATTACTCATACATAAGGTATTATGGTGAGAGCAAATGAAATTTACCTCTTTAACAGTATTGACTAGACATGTTGCAAGGTGGCGATTTAGTAAAAGATTAAGTCCCGTCTTTTCTAGGGAAGTGCAGCCTGTGAAAGGATCCCAACACACTGAGATCATCATAACAGTAACCAGCTTTCCAATGACTTTTTCCTTATTCGTGCTAAGATAATTTCCCAATTTCATTCCACCTAAAGATACTCCCACAGCCATGAGAGGTGCATTAGGGAAACAGGTCTTGATGTGGTCTATCACTTCTGATAAATCATCCGTTTTGGTGGCACAGTAGGTTCGTGGTGTCTTGAGCTTATGACCTCCCATTCCTCGGTAATTGAAAACGACTGCTTTATATCCAAGctatagttaaaaatatcattgcTATTAATAATGGATACAAAactcggattttttttttttacaaacttacATCTTTTGTGATGATGcacatgtttttaatatattctgaCTGGGAATTTCCAGTCAACCCCGGAAGTATAAGTATAATGGGTGTATCTGCCTTATTCACATTCTTACTATTCCAATCCAAAACAACTTCTCCGCCATCCGACATAGCGAGTATCTAGTCAAGATTACAAAATAA
Coding sequences within:
- the Hydr1 gene encoding phospholipase ABHD3 is translated as MALFEYISELFLSGGIRPYGLCLIFLGLYWLYYRLNVIRPVKLHSKPGTKFDTFIRNCLMDILEEDYKPSFWFFEARIQTVFASLIRSIIPDILYRREILAMSDGGEVVLDWNSKNVNKADTPIILILPGLTGNSQSEYIKNMCIITKDLGYKAVVFNYRGMGGHKLKTPRTYCATKTDDLSEVIDHIKTCFPNAPLMAVGVSLGGMKLGNYLSTNKEKVIGKLVTVMMISVCWDPFTGCTSLEKTGLNLLLNRHLATCLVNTVKEAKHHFENDILDLKRVFSSTTIKEFDSSFTIHQFGYNDVSEYYQDASLIGKLKNIRIPVLAINSNDDPFQPGKTIPCGEAVETDNIGILTTEYGGHIGFLEGYIPNRICFTDRVFKKLATAVFETEELSKITSSDVPE